A stretch of the Aegilops tauschii subsp. strangulata cultivar AL8/78 chromosome 4, Aet v6.0, whole genome shotgun sequence genome encodes the following:
- the LOC109772153 gene encoding MFP1 attachment factor 1: MGPDELPKAAAAGADEISPFSFSIWPPTQRTRDAVVRRLVDTLAGDTLLCKRYGAVPAADAEPAARAIEAEAFDAAAVTGGAAASVEEGIEALQLYSKEVSRRLLDFVKSRSAAAKAEPPSEEATAVKEETSEA, translated from the coding sequence ATGGGCCCCGACGAGCTCCCcaaggccgccgccgccggtgccgACGAGATTTCCCCGTTCTCCTTCAGCATCTGGCCGCCGACGCAGCGGACGCGGGACGCCGTGGTGCGGCGCCTGGTGGACACCCTGGCCGGCGACACCCTCCTCTGCAAGCGCTACGGCGCCGTGCCGGCCGCCGACGCCGAGCCCGCCGCGCGCGCCATCGAGGCCGAGGCcttcgacgccgccgccgtcaccGGCGGGGCCGCCGCCTCCGTCGAGGAGGGCATCGAGGCGCTGCAGCTCTACTCCAAGGAGGTCAGCCGCCGCCTCCTCGACTTCGTCAAGTCCCGCTCCGCCGCGGCCAAGGCCGAGCCGCCGTCCGAGGAGGCAACCGCCGTCAAGGAGGAGACCTCCGAGGCCTGA